In Triticum urartu cultivar G1812 chromosome 6, Tu2.1, whole genome shotgun sequence, the following proteins share a genomic window:
- the LOC125512344 gene encoding B3 domain-containing protein Os02g0683500-like codes for MEFTATSSRFSKGEEEVEEEQEEASMPREIPFMTAAAATSAAAPSASASASTPASAAVSASPAGSSPPFRSGDDAGASGSGGGGGGVAEAVEKEHMFDKVVTPSDVGKLNRLVIPKQYAEKYFPLDSAANEKGLLLNFEDSAGKPWRFRYSYWNSSQSYVMTKGWSRFVKEKRLDAGDTVSFSRGAGEAARHRLFIDWKRRADTRDPLRLPRLPLPMPLTSHYSPWGLGAGGRGFFMPPSPPATLYEHRLRQGFDFRGMNPSYPTMGRQVILFGSAARMPPHTPAPLLVPRPPPPLHFTVQQQGSGAGVSVTAGSPVVLDSVPVIESPTTATKKRVRLFGVNLDNPQHPGDGGDESSNYGSALPLQMPASAWRPRDHTLRLLEFPSHGAGAEASSPSSSSSSKREAHSGLDLDL; via the coding sequence ATGGAGTTTACTGCGACAAGCAGTAGGTTTTCTAAAggagaggaggaggtggaggaggagcaGGAAGAGGCGTCGATGCCGCGCGAGATCCCTTTCATGACAGCCGCGGCCGCCACCAGCGCCGCCGCGCCTTCTGCTTCTGCGTCGGCCTCGACACCCGCGTCAGCGGCCGTGTCTGCGTCGCCGGCTGGAAGTAGCCCTCCCTTTCGGTCTGGGGATGACGCCGGAGCGTCGGggagcgggggcggcggcggcggcgtggcggaGGCGGTGGAGAAGGAGCACATGTTCGACAAGGTGGTGACGCCGAGCGACGTGGGGAAGCTGAACCGGCTGGTCATCCCCAAGCAGTACGCCGAGAAGTACTTCCCGCTGGACTCGGCGGCCAACGAGAAGGGCCTCCTGCTCAACTTCGAGGACAGCGCCGGGAAGCCATGGCGCTTCCGCTATTCCTACTGGAACAGCAGCCAGAGCTACGTCATGACCAAAGGGTGGAGCCGCTTCGTCAAGGAGAAGCGCCTCGACGCTGGGGACACCGTCTCCTTCTCGCGCGGCGCCGGCGAGGCCGCGCGACACCGCCTCTTCATCGACTGGAAGCGCCGGGCCGACACCAGAGACCCGCTCCGCTTGCCCCGCCTCCCGCTTCCGATGCCGCTAACGTCGCACTACAGCCCGTGGGGCCTCGGCGCCGGCGGCAGAGGGTTCTTCATGCCGCCCTCGCCGCCAGCCACGCTCTACGAGCACCGTCTCCGTCAGGGCTTCGACTTCCGCGGCATGAACCCCAGTTACCCCACAATGGGGAGGCAGGTCATCCTCTTCGGCTCGGCCGCCAGGATGCCTCCGCACACACCAGCACCACTCCTCgtgccgcgcccgccgccgccgctgcactTCACAGTGCAACAGCAAGGCAGCGGCGCCGGCGTAAGTGTAACCGCAGGGTCCCCAGTGGTGCTCGACTCGGTGCCGGTAATCGAAAGCCCGACGACGGCAACCAAGAAGCGCGTGCGCTTGTTCGGCGTGAACCTTGACAACCCGCAGCATCCCGGCGATGGCGGGGACGAGTCGAGCAATTATGGCAGTGCACTGCCATTGCAGATGCCCGCATCAGCATGGCGGCCAAGGGACCATACGCTGAGGCTGCTAGAGTTCCCCTCGCATGGTGCCGGTGCCGAGGCATCGTctccgtcgtcgtcgtcgtcttccaAGAGGGAGGCGCATTCAGGCTTGGATCTCGATCTGTGA